The DNA region TCAGACGAGATTGATCACGAACATCACCAATGAAATAGCGCAACCCTGGGTATTGCTTAGGTGAAAAAACTTGAGACATTTCAAACTGTTTCAACTCATCCCGGGAATAAATAACTAAACGTTTGATTTCGGGGAATTGTTTAAGGATGGTTGCCACAAATTGTTTGCCAAAAGAGCCTGTACCTCCTGTAATGAGGATAGAACTATTTGTATTGATCTTCATGAATTTCTTCGTTTAAACACTAAAGCTAAGTTTGTATTTACAAGTGAGAAAAATCGCTTTAAGTAAATTCTTTGCTCAGGGAAATATATCCTCTATGTGTAGATCATTAGATATATACAGTAAGAGGATGTCTGAAAAGGGTCTAGTCGTAACTTTTATCGGAATGACCTGAACGAAAAAACAAGTCTTTCAGGCGATCAATCTAGTGGAAATCACACAGTATTTAGCGTACATAAAGACTTTTCAGACATCCTCTAAGATTTTGGTATTGTTGATTTACTTAAACATAATAAATCTGCTTTCTGAGAGCAAGCTCTTAACAAGAAACCAAGATGGATAAGATATGCAAAAGAATCGTAATTAAGTGTTTATTTGTAGATTATTGGATATTGAGCTAATAGGAAGAGAGAAAATTTTTTGTTGAAGTTTTTTCTTCTCTCTCTACCAACTTTGGAATCTGTGCTAAGAAATTTAGCGGACATACCACCAATATGTTCCCATCGGAATTGCTGTTGCTAGTACAAGCAGAACAATTAACCAAATAGTTGAGCTGGTTGTTTTTGTATCTTCTGCTTTTGTAAAGGTGCTTTCGACATTGATTTCCGCAATTTGTGGAGGACCAGGATCTTCCTGTCCTGCAAAGATTGTACCCACTCGTGCTTTAGCATCTAGCAATGCTTGGTTATAGGCACTATTGCGCAGAGGATAACCAACGGTTTGTTCTCCAATGCTTTTAATGATTTCGGAGGAGAAGTCTGTTTTGAGATTTTCTCCGAGGGCGATCGCCACATTATTTGTGAGTACATCGAGGGTGATCACCATTTCATCTGCACCATCAGCCGCATCAGGGAACCACTTTGCAAAAACTTTCTCTGCAAACTCAGACATGGTTTGACCATAATCAAGGCGACGGATAGCAACAAGATGCAAACCTTTACCTGTTGACGCTGCGAGTTCTTCTAGTTCGCGGTTAAGACGACTATCATTTGCACGACTAATCGAATCAGCTTGATCCACTAGCCAGATAGGCTGCTCCGGAGTGGCATAAGGAATATCATAAACACCTGTTGCATGGGCCGGCAGTACCCAGCCGCCAAAAGCTAGCACCATTGATGCCAGCCATAGACCTACCTGTTTCCACTTTTTGGTGGTTTTGGTTTGACTCATCATAATGACTGTTTCTATCTTTCCAAATTATTGCGGAACTTATGATTCTTCAAAAAATATCTGGCGATCGCCTTACTTTCAGACAAAAAAACAGAATGATTGTTTTTCGAAGCAAAAATAAAAATGAATTGTCCCTATTATCTCATCCAGATCGAATCGCCGTGAAAAAGCCCAGCAGAAATCCGCTAGGCTCAGTAAAACAGCAAACTCAATAAAAATAATGATTAACCTAAATAGGCTTATCTAAAGCTCGAATATTTTGACTTAAAAAGAATTAAGCCGCAGATTATCCTAAAACTATGATGACCAAACACCACTAGCGATTTGTACTAGAGGCTCAACAAAAGGTGTGCCGCAGAGGAAGTACGCGAAGAACGCACCACCACAACCGCCGAGTAAGAAACTACTCGCAAACTCACTCCAACCAGAATCTGTTCCGAGATCTTCAGGAGGGTTAGGATTTGTCAAAGTCGCAGCGGGAGTACTAACACCAGCGCTACCGTAAAGGGACAGAGCCACAGTCAAAATAGAAACTAGACCTACTGCCGCTAAAAGACCAGCAATACTTGCGTAGTCGCTGTCCCGTAGAGGACCAAGCACAGCAAAAGGACCATAGACAAAAAAGCCATGGGCCATACCAATCTCCAGACCACGACGTTGCGCCGAGAGACCTTTGCGGTAAGCAGGTAAATTATTTAGAAAAGCTTTAGTAAAAGCAGAAGCATTGACAGGGGTTGCGAGGTTGCCCACTTGGGGGTCGCCACCATGTGTAATAACATCCATTGAACGATTAGATTCCTCTCAAAACAAACAAACTCAGAAGAGCTTTCGTATCTCATATAAATGAATACTTGTAAGGGATTATAAGAGATATTGCGAGGATTACAGGCGTTCTTAGTAAATGGCAACATTAGTTGTATTTAAAGGGTTTTTGCTTATCTTTTGTAAAGAATCGTAATGTCCTTCTGATCTCGAAGCGCCCTAAAGTACCATTCAAAAGTATCTTGATATCCACTTATTTAAATAAGGTAATTTTGATATGACTGGAACATATGCAGCCTCTTTTCTTCCCGCTATGATGGTTCCCATGATGGCTGTTCTTAACTTTGTTGTCTTGGGTCTTCTCTTCAAGTACATCGAGTCTGAAGCATAGGAATTTATTCCATCGCCTTGTCTGAGAATTTCAGAACTATTTTTTAAGTCAAGTTTGAATGATATCCCTGTTGTAATGACTGTTTAGCAATACACGGGGATTTTTTGTTGATGATTTTTAGCCAAGGCCATCATTAACTATGGATTTATATTTATTTCGCCATGGGATTGCTGCGGAGCGTTCTGAGCTGATTCATGATGCGGAACGACCTCTGGTTGCCAAAGGTCAGCGTCGTACTCGGCAAGTTGCAAAGCGGTTGCGGCAAATTGGGGTACAGTTTGATGAGATTGTGACGAGTCCTTTATTGCGTGCCCAGCAGACGGCAGATATTCTTCATGAGGAAAAGCTCGGCGATCGCCCCATTTCCTTCCCGCCTCTAGCACCCACGGGATCATTTGTAGAAGGTCTTGAGTGGTTAAAGGAATGGCAAAATCGCCATCAAGAATTCGCTAATCTTGTCTGTGTTGGACATCAACCGAACCTGGGGAATTGGGCCGAACAACTTCTGTGGGGACAAATGGGCGATCGCCTCGTGGTGAAAAAAGCAGGCATTATAGGCATTCATCTCGACCGTCTGACGAAACCCGCCTCATGTCATGAACTCTTTTTGCTCACATCGCCAAAATGGCTAATATAAGGAAAAATGGGTTAGTTGAGCCACAGGCACTGAGCAGTCAGGCTTATGAAGCCATCTATTATTAAGACCAAGTACAGGTATCGCATATGACAACTGGTTGTGAATTTAAACCCGGTTTGGAAGGGATTCCTGCCGCCCAATCCAGTATCAGTTTTGTTGACGGTAAACAGGGTATCCTTGAATATCGGGGCATCCGCATCGAAGAACTTGCCAAAAAAAGCTCTTTCCTAGAAGTTGCTTACCTCCTCATCTGGAACAAATTACCGACCGACAGCGAGCTTGAACAATTTAAGTCTGATATTTTGAACCATCGACGGATTAAGTACCGGATTAGGGACATGATGAAATGTTTTCCTGAGACGGGACATCCGATGGATGCACTCCAAACCTCTGCGGCGGCTTTAGGTTTATTTTATTCGAGACGTGCCCTTGATAAACCCGACTATATTTACGATGCAGTCGTTCGTCTACTGGCAAAGATTCCGACCATGGTCGCTGCATTTAACCTCATGCGCGAGGGAAACGATCCAGTGCAGCCAAATGACAGTTTGGACTATGCGGCAAATTTTCTGTACATGATGACAGAGAAACGTCCCCATGACTATCAATCAAAAATTTTTGATACTTGTCTAACGCTCCATGCGGAACACACGATGAATGCCTCGACATTCTCCGCGATGGTGACAGCCTCGACATTAACTGATCCTTATGCGGTAATGGCTTCGGCTGTGGGCACATTAGCAGGGCCGCTTCATGGTGGTGCGAATGAAGAAGTGTTACTGATGCTCGAACAGATTGGCTCCATTGATAATGTGCAGTCCTATGTCGATGAATGTGTGGCAAATAAGCAAAAAATTATGGGCTTTGGTCACCGTGTTTATAAGGTGAAAGATCCCCGCGCGGTCATTCTGCAAGGTTTAGCAGAGCAGTTGTTTGAGCTAGAGGGTGAAGATCCTTACTACAAAGTTGCTTTAGAGCTCGAAAAAGTTGTTGAGGCGAAATACGGTCAAAAGGGTATTTATGCCAATGTCGATTTCTACTCTGGTTTGGTGTACCGGAAATTAGGAATTCCGAGTGATTTATTTACGCCTTTGTTTGCGATCGCCCGAGTAGCTGGTTGGTTAGCGCACTGGAAAGAGCAGCTTGGTGTGAATCGTATTTTCCGTCCCACGCAGCAATATACGGGTGTCCATGATCAGCCCTATATTCCTCTAGAAGAGCGGATGTAAGCTGATGAAGAACGGTGTTTCTTTTCAGTGGGTTGCGGCTGTCGCTCTAGTTGGAAGTCTTTGGGGTTGTGCTGGAAGTATGAGTCCTCCTGATTCTTCTTTGGCGATCGCCCCTAATGAGCAATGGCAAATTTTGCAGAATGAAGGCATTCAGCTAGAAATTCCACCAGGGTTTGTGGCGGGTGTGCCTGGACTCCAGCTGGAAGAGTTACAGGCAAGTTTGGTTGCTGGAGGATTTGATGATCGTACAGATTGGTTAGCGCAAAACGCAGAAAAGATTGATTTGTTAGCGTTTCAGAAAAGTGGCGATCAACTTGCGACCCTTAATGTTGTTCGTGCTGGGCGATCGCCAGAAGAAACATTAGAAAACTATTTAGATCAACAGGTCTCAAGGCTCGAAGCAGCAGGGATTGTGGTTGAGTCACAGATAGTTGAGAGAGACGGCAAGGTTGGAGAGTTGCGTCTGACTGGAACAGACCAACAGCAAATAATTTATGTCTATCCCAGCACTGAAGACTTTTGGGTTCTCACCTATAGTGGTGGTGAGTCGCTCGCAGAAAACACAATTGAGCGCATCAGTTATAGCGTCGAGATTCTCACTGAGTCAGAATAAATTGTGAAATTAGGTCAAGTCATCATCGCCTATAAGGCAGGCAATAGCCTCGCAAAAACATGGGCGCAACGATGTGCATTGGAGCTTGAAGCCCTTGACTGTAAGGTTTTGATGGGGCCGAGTGGTTTCAAAGATAATCCCTATCCTGTTTTTCTGGCCTCTGTCACCAAACCCATTGATCTCGCAATTGTGCTCGGTGGTGATGGCACTGTGTTGGCCGCAGCGCGACATTTATCCGTTGAAGGGATTCCCATTTTGGCGGTGAATGTGGGTGGGCATTTGGGTTTTTTAACGGAGCCAATTGAGCAAATTCAAGATAGTGAAAAGCTTTGGGAACGCTTACAAACTGATGTGTATGCTGTACAGCAACGGATGATGCTCGAAGCGTCAATTTGCGAAGGCGATCGCCACGACCCTGAGATTGTTAGTGAGCCATATTTTGCATTGAATGAAATGTGTGTAAAACCGGCTGCCGTAGACCGGATGCCCACAGCGGTATTCGAGATGGAAGCGGATAATACCATCGTTGACCAATATCATGGTGATGGTTTATTAGTGGCTACTTCGACTGGTTCAACTTGTTATACAGCCTCTGCTAATGGCCCGATTATGCACCCTGGTTTGGAGGCGATCGCCGTCACACCAATTTGTCCGTTGAGCTTATCCAGTCGGCCGATTGTGTTACCTGCGGGAACAAGCGTCGATATTTGGCCATTGGGTCCCTATGAACTGAATAATAAATTATGGGCTGATGGGTCATTGGGTACATCGATTTGGCCAGGGCAGTGGGTCAATATTCGTAAAGCGCGCTGCTATTGCAAATTTATTGTGCTGCGAAAAAGCTATTCTTTTTACCGGACTATCCGTGAAAAGCTTCAATGGCAAGGATCTCGCATTCACCACAATGCAAATGACCATAATTAATCGCAAAAAATCTTCCAACAGAAATTCCCCTTAAGTCGATAGAATCGGCAACATGGGAAAAAAACGGTCACTCTTCATTTATTTGGGTCTCTCCTTAGCCGTAATTTGGGGACTCTCCGGTCTGCTGTCGACTTTTTTTGCAGAAAAATTTTGGTTCGATGAAATCGGCTACCAAACCGTTTTCGTGAAACAAGTGTTTACTCGACTGGGCTTATGGAGCTTAGGTTTTGTCAGTTCTCTCGGTTTTCTCTGGGTCAATTATCGAGTGGTTGATCGTCAGGACTGGAAAGAGCGACCGGATCAATCGGGAGATGATCGTCTCGAAAATGTTCCCCGTCTCCCGATGAAATGGTGGCAACGAATCCTGCCGCAACCGATTCCCTACCACACAAAAATTCCTGAGTCTCCCACAATTGGCTTCCGTTGGCTACTGTTGTTGATGCTGGGTTTTGGGCTACTGATTGTCTTGATTTTGTTCCATTATGGCTCTGTCGTTTGGGAAACGAGACAACTCGATTTGAGTTTGCCACTGATTACACCAGCATTGCCCGACCCCTTGGCTCTCGTTTCTGTTCGGTCAATTTTTACGATGCTCGAACAGCAATTTTGGCGCATTGGGATTGCAGGGTTTTTATTTGCGATGATGCTCTGGCGGCGGTGGTGGGCTTTGCGGGCGATCGCCGTAATTCTGAGCCTCTGTTTTGGTATTGTCCTTTCTAGTAATTGGGTACGGGTGCTCCAAGGGTGGTCGGCGACTCCATTTGGACAAGTAGACCCAATTTATGGGCAAGACATTAGTTTTTTTGTGTTTACTCTGCCCCTATGGCAAATCCTCGATTTTTGGTTTGAGGGATTATTTCTCTACAGTCTGATCAGTGTCACCCTCAGTTATCTGCTTTCTGGTAATAGCTTTTCCCAGGGCAAATTCCCTGGTTTTAGTCCCGCCCAACTGCGCCATCTGAATTTCCTCTCAGGTCTCTTATTTTTAGCGGTGGCTGGTCGCCATTGGCTGATGCGCTATGAGTTGCTCTACTCCAAACTCGGGGTGGTTTACGGTGCCAGCTATACCAATATCAAGGTTGAACAGCATACCGAAGAGATCCTCACGCTGATGGCTGTGGCGATCGCCGTGTGGTGTTTGGTGCAATTTTGGCGTTACCCTTACCGCCGAACTGTGTCGATCCGTCGTCGACAACCTCAAGTCTTAAAAGGTGTGGTTCTCTATATCTGTGTGATGGTCGCGGCACTTTTGTTGAAAACCGGTACCCAGCAATTGATAGTGCAGCCAAACGAATTGGTACGGGAAATCCCTTACCTCGAACATAGTATTAAATATACTCGCGATGCCTTTGGCCTAGATCAGATCGAATCCAAAACCTTTAATCCCGAAGGCCAACTCACTGCTGCCGATATCGATAAAAATCACCTCACCATCGATAATATTCGGCTTTGGGATACTCGCCCTGTTCTCCAAACCAACCGTCAATTGCAACAAATTCGACTGTATTATCGTTTTTCTGACGCAGATATTGATCGCTACACTCTCCGTTTAGAACCAGAGATGCCTCTTGCTAAAGAACAATTGATTATGGCGCCCCGCGAACTCGATTATGAGGCGGTGCCAGAGCAAGCAAAAACTTGGGTAAATGAACATCTCGTTTATACCCATGGTTATGGTTTTACCGTTAGTCCGGTGAACAAAGCGGAAGAGACAGGCTTGCCGCAATATTATGTGCAGGATATTGGGGTTGGTGAGGATGCAGAAGCTGGAAATTTAACGACTCTCACGCCGGAAATCCGTGATGCGATTCCCATCGGACAGCCACGTATTTATTACGGTGAGCTGACAAATACGTATGTGATGACTTCCACGAAGCTCCAAGAATTGGATTATCCGAGTGGTGAAGATAATCGTTACAACACCTATGATGGCAAGGGCGGCATTACGTTTGGCAATCCGTTTAAACGCCTTTTATTTGCGCGCTATCTCAAGGATTGGCGGATTTTATTCTCAAATGATCTAATCCCAGATACTAAGTTGCTCATGCGTCGCAATATTAATGAGCGGGTACGGGCGATCGCCCCATTTTTGTATTTTGACCGTGATCCCTACCTGGTGAGTGCAGATGTAGGAGAGACCAATAAACTGGGCGACAAAAATTATTTGTACTGGATTCTCGATGCTTACACCACAAGTGATCATTATCCCTATTCAGATCCGGGGGAGAACCGTTTTAATTACATTCGCAACTCAGTCAAAGTTGTAATCAATGCTTATAACGGCAACGTGAATTTCTATGTGGCGGATGCGAGCGATCCGATGATTCGCACTTGGCAAAAAGTCTTTCCGAGTCTCTATCGACCTCTTGCTGATTTACCGGAAGCATTGCGTGATCATTTGCGCTATCCCAAGGATCTCTTTAGCGTTCAGTCGGAAAGACTTCTCACTTATCACATGCGCGATCCACAGGTTTTCTATAACCGCGAGGATCAATGGGAGATCCCCAAAGAAACCTATGGTAATGAATCTCAGGCTATTTCTCCCTATTACCTGATTATGCGTTTGCCAACCGCAGAATCGGAAGAATTTATTCTGTTGCATCCCTACACACCCACCAGTCGTCCAAACTTGATTGCATGGTTAGCGGGACGTTCTGACGGTGATCAATATGGAAAATTATTGCTCTACCAATTCCCAAAACAAAAGCTGATTTATGGCCCTGATCAAATCGAAGCACTGATTAAACAAGACCCGATTATCTCTCAACAAATATCTCTTTGGGATCGAGAAGGTTCGAGAGCTGTACAGGGAAATTTACTTGTGATTCCGATTGAGCAATCGCTACTTTATGTAGAACCTTTATACCTTGAAGCAGATGAGAATAGTGTGCCAACTTTAGCGCGCGTTATCGTCGTTTATGACAATCAAATTGTGATGGAAAAAACACTCCAAGAAGCACTCAATGTCGTTTTCCGGGATGCTGGAGATGATGTGCCTGCAGCTACTATTCCCAGCACAATTGACCCGAATGCTTTTCTTTAAATCTGTCGAGAACATAAATTCAAGAAAAAATGAGTAAGCCTGAGTATTTCCTACTATGCAGCCTGATTCGACTTAGTAGCGAAGGTTAAACTGTAGAAATAAGGCTTTTTCTCCTCAAAAATTCATCAATACAGTAGACATTATGCGAGAAACTATCGCTGTCATTTTCGATTTTGACGATACCCTTGCGCCAGATAGTACTTCAGGTTTATTACAGAAATTAGGGGTGGATGTTGAACTGTTTTGGCGTGATGAAGTCGAACCATTGATTCGTGATGACTGGGATCCAGTGCCAGCCTATCTTGTGAAAATGATCCAAAAATCTCGCAATGGTGAAGTCCCCACAATCACAAAAAAAGTATTGCAAGATTGGGGGAAAGAATTACCGCTTCATACTGGAGTGAACTCTATTTTTCAGCGGATTCGTGACCACGCGAAAAAGATTAACCCACGTCTTTCTATTGAGTTTTATTTGATTAGTAGTGGCATCGAAGATGTCCTTCATCACACAGAAATTGCCCATGAATTCCATGATATTTGGGCGTCAAATTTTTCCTATGACGAAAACGAGGCGATCGCCTACCCGAAGAAAGTGGTGAGCTTTACCGATAAAACTCGTTATATTTTTCACATTAAAAAAGGCTTATCGGCGGATGCGGTGCGAGGCAAACCCTTTGAAGTTAATCGAAAAATACCTTCGGGGCGATCGCGTATCCCTTTGAATCAAATGATTTTTGTGGGGGATGGCTATACCGATATTCCTTGTTTTTCTCTCGTGCGAAAAGGTGGAGGGATTGCGATAGGAGTTTACGATAATGAACGGCGCGATCGCTGGGGAAGGGCATGGGGTTTTGTGGAAGATGGTCGTGTCTCAAATCTTGTCCCGGCAAACTTTGAGGAAAAACGTGCTTTATCTAATTCGCTGCTAATGGCAGTGGAAAGCCTTGCCCAAAAGATTTCGCTTCAGGGCAATATTTACCAAGGCTAGAGTCTCAGAATTAGGCATCAAAATTTAAGCAATCTGACATACATCTTTGAGAGTATCGACAAAGGTTGGGTAGGAAATCGATGCAGCTTCAGCTCGATGAATCTTAGTTTCACTCTTCGCATTCAGCGCGGCGATCGCCAAACTCATGGCAATGCGGTGGTCGGTATAACTATCCATTTCTGCACCATTTAATGTGGCACCACCCGTAATTTCTAAACCATCGGGATGCTCGATAATATTTGCGCCCATCTTGCCGAGTTCTGCTGCCATTACTGCGAGGCGATCGCTCTCCTTTACCCTTAGCTCTTCGGCATCTTTGATAATTGTGGTTCCCTCTGCAAAGCAAGCCGCCACTGCCAAAATTGGTACTTCATCAATTAGACGCGGAATAATTTCGCCACCAATAGTGCAACCTTTAAGTTGAGAATATTTCACCCGCAAATCTGCCACAGGTTCACCTGCTACTTCACGAGAATTCTCAAGAGTCATATCTGCCCCCATCAATTGCATCGCTTCGATAATGCCTGTACGAGTTGGGTTAACGCCGACATTTTGAATCAGTAAATCTGAATCAGGCACGATTGCTGACGCTACCATCCAGAATGCCGCTGAACTAATATCTCCCGGCACAACCACCTTTTGGCCAACTAATGTTGGATGAGGCTCAAGCGTCACGCTATTCGTTTCGGAGTCAATCTCTAAATTTGCGCCAAATGCCCGCAACATTCTTTCACTATGATCGCGAGAAAGAGCAGGCTCCGTTACTGTTGTTTTGCCTTCTGCCAACAAACCTGCTAATAAAACACATGATTTCACCTGGGCTGAGGCTATAGGCGAATGGTAATGAATTCCTTTAAGTTGCGTACCTTTAATACCGAGGGGAGCGAGTGACCCACCTTTCTTTCCCCAAATCTGAGCGCCCATCTCTTGTAAAGGTTTAACCACACGGGACATGGGCCGGGATCGTAATGAGCCATCACCAGTGACCGCAAAGAATCGATCCGAGGATGAAGCTAGTAAACCCATCATTAACCGCATCGTTGTCCCGGAATTTCCGGCATCTAATACATTGTCCGGTTCCTGAAGATTACCTAAACCCACGCCTTTTACTCGTACTTCCGTGGAATTGAGCTCTGAAATTTCTGCACCCATCGCTGAAAAACAAGCTGCTGTACTCCGAGGATCTTCTCCTAAAAGTAATCCTTCGATGACTGTCTCCCCTTCGGCGATCGCCCCCAACATGAGTGCACGGTGAGAAATCGATTTATCACCAGGAATAGTGACTGTTCCTTGAAGGCTCAAGCCAGACTGAGGCGGTGTAATTACAAGCTGCTGATGGGAAGAAACTTCGTCGAGACGGATCATGTTGGCCTTGTACTGAAATGAGCGATGTCATATTACCGAATTTCACCAAGTATTGACTATTCACGATGATAAATATTGTGATCTCACAACACTTTTCGTTGAGTACAAACACTCAAATGAACTCAAAAGTTAAAATCTCATGACTTAAAAAATGTCTGAAATGAAGGTTTTGCGTTGAATGTCAGGGATATATGATAATTGGGAGATCCATGACTCTCGTTCTTTGTTACAACATTTGTAAGCAGGCGATCGCCGTGCGTCGAAGTCAAACTATGCGTCATCGACATTCAATCCGAAGCGCAACGGAGGAGCAACCAAATGACCATCGCAAATAGCAATGGATTCGAAGATAACTTCGAAGAAATGACCCTAAGGCAGCTACGTAAAGTAGCAAGCAAGCTTGGCATTAGTCGCTATAGCCGCATGCGTAAGGATCAACTTCTTGCAGAAGTTAAACAAAAAGCGAACTACACGAGCCCTAGCCCAGTAGCCGCGAAAGCAATCACAGAAGAAACTGTTAATCCCGTTAATCGTGAAGAGGAGGAAACCCTAGTGGAAGCCGCAAAATTTGAGCTTGGTCAAGACAATCCTGTTGAAACAGATTTAGCAACAGCTGATGAAGATCTTGGTGATCTTCCTGGTGGTTATGGTCAAAGCCGCATCGTTTTGCTTCCCCGTGACCCTCAATGGGCTTACGCTTACTGGGACATCCCCAACGATCACAAGCAATACCTCCGCAATCAAGGTGGTCAACAAATCGCATTGCGCCTCTATGACGTAACCGACATTGACATTAACCATCAATCGCCCCACAACGTGCAGGAATATCTCTGTGATGAGATGGCTCGTGAATGGTATTTCCCCATCCCCGTGAGTGATCGCGATTACATTCTTGATATTGGTTACCGCTGTGCTGATGGCCGCTGGTTAAGCCTTGCGAAATCTACAACTATCCGTGTACCGCCCGTTTACCCCAGTGACTGGGTAGAAGACGTTTTTGTCACCGTAAATTGGGACGAAGATCTTAAAGGCAAGACGGTTTACAATCTCGTTCCCCCTGCGAAGAAGCAAGCTGAGGAAGCAGCGGCAGCAGCGGCAGCATCCAAGAAAAACGCTATCTACGACGAAATCTTTGGTGATATGTCGTCTCTCGAAGGACGTCACATAGCAGGTTCGATGCAGCATGTTGCTGGTTCTGTTCCTCCCCAAGAATCCATCAGTTCCTATGTCTTCCCTTCTGGCATGGGTATGTGGGCTGTGCCAAACGTTTCTGGTCTCAGCAACGTCTCTGGTCTCAATATGTCTGGTGCTGGTTTTGCGTCTATGCCTCCTGCACGTCCCCGGAAGTTCTGGTTGGTTGCAGATGCTGAACTCATCGTTTACGGTGCGACTGAGCCTGATGCAGAAGTCACAATTGGTGGTCAGCCTATTAAGCTCAACCCCGATGGTACTTTCCGCTTCCAAATGTCTTTCCAAGACGGCAACATCGATTACCCAATCGTTGCAGTGGCGGCAGATGGTGAGCAAACTCGTTCTATCCACATGACCTTCGACAGAGAAACACCTTCTCGCAATACCAATACGAAGGAAGAAGCAATGGATGAGTGGTTTGTATAAAATCTCAAAGGTCTAAATTTTAATTAAAAAGGTCTATTTTCTCCTCAGTTCTCTGGGGAGTTTTTTTTGACTACAGATACGATGATGGATAAGTCGTAAGCAATATTGAGTGGGATTTTTGGATGATGGGCGATCGCCTCTTTTTTGATAGAAAACAAACTTTTTTTGACCGCTGGGCCCCAAACTACGACATCATTTTCACGACACCGTTTTATCAGGCTGTCCACAAAAGAATGTTGGAATATACTGATTTTCCAGTGGATGGTCATGTTCTCGATCTGGGATGTGGCACAGGGAAATTATTTAAACGGTTGGGTAAGCTTTATCCGGAGTTGACGGGAGTGGGTCTCGATTTATCGCCTGAGATGTTGCGGCAAGCGAGAGAGAAAAATCTGTGGGGCGATCGCCTAACCTTCAAACAAGGCAACGCAGAATCCCAACCCTTTGAAGAGAATACGTTTGATGCAGCTTTCAATACTATTAGCTTTCTCCACTATCCAAATCCTCAAAAGGTCTTAGAAGAAATCGCCCGTGTTCTTAAACCTGGTGGCAAATTCTATTTAGCGGACTATGCCAAAGGTGAATTATTTCAAGGCA from [Leptolyngbya] sp. PCC 7376 includes:
- a CDS encoding UPF0182 family protein, with the translated sequence MGKKRSLFIYLGLSLAVIWGLSGLLSTFFAEKFWFDEIGYQTVFVKQVFTRLGLWSLGFVSSLGFLWVNYRVVDRQDWKERPDQSGDDRLENVPRLPMKWWQRILPQPIPYHTKIPESPTIGFRWLLLLMLGFGLLIVLILFHYGSVVWETRQLDLSLPLITPALPDPLALVSVRSIFTMLEQQFWRIGIAGFLFAMMLWRRWWALRAIAVILSLCFGIVLSSNWVRVLQGWSATPFGQVDPIYGQDISFFVFTLPLWQILDFWFEGLFLYSLISVTLSYLLSGNSFSQGKFPGFSPAQLRHLNFLSGLLFLAVAGRHWLMRYELLYSKLGVVYGASYTNIKVEQHTEEILTLMAVAIAVWCLVQFWRYPYRRTVSIRRRQPQVLKGVVLYICVMVAALLLKTGTQQLIVQPNELVREIPYLEHSIKYTRDAFGLDQIESKTFNPEGQLTAADIDKNHLTIDNIRLWDTRPVLQTNRQLQQIRLYYRFSDADIDRYTLRLEPEMPLAKEQLIMAPRELDYEAVPEQAKTWVNEHLVYTHGYGFTVSPVNKAEETGLPQYYVQDIGVGEDAEAGNLTTLTPEIRDAIPIGQPRIYYGELTNTYVMTSTKLQELDYPSGEDNRYNTYDGKGGITFGNPFKRLLFARYLKDWRILFSNDLIPDTKLLMRRNINERVRAIAPFLYFDRDPYLVSADVGETNKLGDKNYLYWILDAYTTSDHYPYSDPGENRFNYIRNSVKVVINAYNGNVNFYVADASDPMIRTWQKVFPSLYRPLADLPEALRDHLRYPKDLFSVQSERLLTYHMRDPQVFYNREDQWEIPKETYGNESQAISPYYLIMRLPTAESEEFILLHPYTPTSRPNLIAWLAGRSDGDQYGKLLLYQFPKQKLIYGPDQIEALIKQDPIISQQISLWDREGSRAVQGNLLVIPIEQSLLYVEPLYLEADENSVPTLARVIVVYDNQIVMEKTLQEALNVVFRDAGDDVPAATIPSTIDPNAFL
- the aroA gene encoding 3-phosphoshikimate 1-carboxyvinyltransferase — protein: MIRLDEVSSHQQLVITPPQSGLSLQGTVTIPGDKSISHRALMLGAIAEGETVIEGLLLGEDPRSTAACFSAMGAEISELNSTEVRVKGVGLGNLQEPDNVLDAGNSGTTMRLMMGLLASSSDRFFAVTGDGSLRSRPMSRVVKPLQEMGAQIWGKKGGSLAPLGIKGTQLKGIHYHSPIASAQVKSCVLLAGLLAEGKTTVTEPALSRDHSERMLRAFGANLEIDSETNSVTLEPHPTLVGQKVVVPGDISSAAFWMVASAIVPDSDLLIQNVGVNPTRTGIIEAMQLMGADMTLENSREVAGEPVADLRVKYSQLKGCTIGGEIIPRLIDEVPILAVAACFAEGTTIIKDAEELRVKESDRLAVMAAELGKMGANIIEHPDGLEITGGATLNGAEMDSYTDHRIAMSLAIAALNAKSETKIHRAEAASISYPTFVDTLKDVCQIA
- a CDS encoding class I SAM-dependent methyltransferase, which codes for MGDRLFFDRKQTFFDRWAPNYDIIFTTPFYQAVHKRMLEYTDFPVDGHVLDLGCGTGKLFKRLGKLYPELTGVGLDLSPEMLRQAREKNLWGDRLTFKQGNAESQPFEENTFDAAFNTISFLHYPNPQKVLEEIARVLKPGGKFYLADYAKGELFQGSGTPFSPGGIRFYSRQERTEMGNIAGLETVSHEYLMFGVLLTVWQKPQ
- a CDS encoding HAD family hydrolase, coding for MRETIAVIFDFDDTLAPDSTSGLLQKLGVDVELFWRDEVEPLIRDDWDPVPAYLVKMIQKSRNGEVPTITKKVLQDWGKELPLHTGVNSIFQRIRDHAKKINPRLSIEFYLISSGIEDVLHHTEIAHEFHDIWASNFSYDENEAIAYPKKVVSFTDKTRYIFHIKKGLSADAVRGKPFEVNRKIPSGRSRIPLNQMIFVGDGYTDIPCFSLVRKGGGIAIGVYDNERRDRWGRAWGFVEDGRVSNLVPANFEEKRALSNSLLMAVESLAQKISLQGNIYQG
- a CDS encoding DUF4912 domain-containing protein, yielding MTIANSNGFEDNFEEMTLRQLRKVASKLGISRYSRMRKDQLLAEVKQKANYTSPSPVAAKAITEETVNPVNREEEETLVEAAKFELGQDNPVETDLATADEDLGDLPGGYGQSRIVLLPRDPQWAYAYWDIPNDHKQYLRNQGGQQIALRLYDVTDIDINHQSPHNVQEYLCDEMAREWYFPIPVSDRDYILDIGYRCADGRWLSLAKSTTIRVPPVYPSDWVEDVFVTVNWDEDLKGKTVYNLVPPAKKQAEEAAAAAAASKKNAIYDEIFGDMSSLEGRHIAGSMQHVAGSVPPQESISSYVFPSGMGMWAVPNVSGLSNVSGLNMSGAGFASMPPARPRKFWLVADAELIVYGATEPDAEVTIGGQPIKLNPDGTFRFQMSFQDGNIDYPIVAVAADGEQTRSIHMTFDRETPSRNTNTKEEAMDEWFV